Proteins from a single region of Gammaproteobacteria bacterium:
- a CDS encoding superoxide dismutase [Fe] (SodB; iron binding; present under aerobic and anaerobic conditions; destroys free radicals), translating into MEHKLPELPYAMNALAPTISQETLEYHYGKHHKAYVTNLNNLIKGTEFENASLEEIIKKSSGGLFNNAAQVWNHTFYWNSLSPNGGGKPSGTLADAINAEFGSFEAFKEKFSTSAATNFGSGWTWLVKNQSGSLEIVNTSNAGCPLTDDKIPLLTCDVWEHAYYIDYRNVRPKYIEAFWSLVNWDFVASNF; encoded by the coding sequence ATGGAACACAAATTGCCCGAGCTGCCTTATGCGATGAATGCGCTTGCACCCACTATTTCCCAAGAAACGCTGGAATACCACTATGGCAAACACCACAAAGCTTATGTCACCAATTTGAATAACTTGATCAAAGGCACCGAATTTGAAAATGCTTCGCTGGAAGAGATCATCAAAAAATCTTCTGGAGGTCTATTCAATAATGCGGCTCAGGTCTGGAATCATACATTCTACTGGAACAGCTTAAGCCCTAACGGTGGAGGCAAACCTTCAGGCACACTGGCTGATGCCATTAATGCCGAATTTGGTTCATTCGAAGCCTTCAAGGAAAAATTCTCAACGTCTGCCGCAACGAATTTTGGGTCAGGCTGGACTTGGCTGGTTAAAAACCAGAGCGGCTCTTTAGAAATTGTGAACACCAGTAATGCGGGTTGCCCACTCACAGACGATAAAATTCCGTTACTGACTTGCGATGTTTGGGAGCATGCATACTACATCGACTACCGTAATGTTCGCCCCAAATATATCGAAGCATTCTGGAGTTTGGTCAACTGGGACTTCGTTGCTTCTAATTTTTAA
- the speD gene encoding adenosylmethionine decarboxylase, protein MEKPLKLKLHGFNNLTKTLSFNIYDICYAKTKAERNQYIEYIDEEYNAKRLTSILNEVANIIGATILNIAHQDYEPQGASVTMLVSEEPIVAEALSNSESPGPLPESVVTHLDKSHLTVHTYPEYHPDKGISTFRVDIDVSTCGRISPLKALNYLIHSFDSDIVTMDYRVRGFTRDVFGEKHFIDHEINSIQNFIADNTKKAYEIIDVNMYQENIFHTKMMLKDFILDNYLFNKDDKNISESEANRVTELLRHEMVEIFYGRNM, encoded by the coding sequence ATGGAAAAACCTCTGAAGTTAAAGCTGCACGGATTTAATAATCTCACTAAAACTTTGAGCTTTAACATCTATGATATTTGTTACGCCAAAACGAAGGCTGAACGTAATCAATATATCGAATACATTGATGAAGAGTATAACGCTAAGCGGCTCACGAGTATTTTAAATGAAGTGGCCAATATTATTGGCGCCACTATTCTTAATATTGCACATCAGGATTATGAGCCTCAGGGGGCGAGTGTGACAATGCTGGTTTCTGAAGAGCCTATTGTGGCGGAAGCATTGTCAAATTCGGAATCCCCTGGGCCACTACCCGAATCTGTGGTGACACATCTCGATAAAAGTCATTTAACGGTGCATACTTATCCTGAGTATCATCCTGACAAAGGTATAAGCACTTTTCGAGTGGATATTGATGTCTCTACTTGTGGCCGTATTTCACCACTAAAAGCTTTGAACTATCTTATTCATAGTTTTGATTCAGATATTGTAACAATGGATTATCGAGTGCGCGGTTTTACTCGTGATGTGTTTGGAGAGAAGCACTTTATTGATCACGAAATTAATTCGATTCAGAATTTTATTGCAGATAATACAAAAAAAGCCTATGAAATAATTGATGTGAATATGTATCAGGAAAATATCTTTCATACCAAAATGATGCTGAAGGACTTTATTCTGGATAATTACCTGTTCAATAAAGATGATAAAAATATCTCTGAAAGTGAGGCGAATAGGGTTACGGAATTATTACGGCATGAAATGGTTGAAATTTTTTATGGTAGAAATATGTGA
- a CDS encoding PEP-CTERM sorting domain-containing protein has protein sequence MKKLLFAFMLIFGAAGAANASVVYTDTYNSGAKMSGNWLPWLSDDSISWQFNILDDGYNPANQEITSATIGLNLKDDGGWFDFWEFASLNVGTNSFFWEVDTGTSSFTVDSLMVLNNTGLLDVTLTAEIGDFYFNSATLTAQTQPVPEPAALALLSLGLLGFGIMRRRTETL, from the coding sequence ATGAAAAAATTATTATTTGCGTTCATGTTAATTTTTGGAGCGGCTGGAGCTGCAAACGCAAGTGTTGTTTACACCGACACATATAACTCAGGTGCTAAAATGTCTGGTAATTGGTTGCCATGGCTTTCTGACGACAGCATTTCCTGGCAGTTTAATATTCTTGATGATGGCTATAACCCCGCAAACCAAGAGATTACTTCGGCTACAATTGGACTTAACCTTAAGGATGATGGCGGATGGTTTGATTTCTGGGAATTTGCTAGCCTGAATGTAGGTACAAATTCATTTTTTTGGGAAGTTGATACTGGAACAAGTAGCTTTACCGTAGATTCTCTTATGGTTCTGAACAATACGGGTTTGCTGGATGTAACATTGACGGCAGAAATAGGAGATTTCTACTTCAACTCTGCAACATTAACAGCGCAAACCCAACCTGTTCCTGAGCCAGCGGCTCTTGCTCTGCTGAGCCTTGGTTTATTGGGCTTTGGTATCATGCGTCGCCGAACAGAAACGCTGTGA
- a CDS encoding BatD family protein: MVIRTLTFLILILSSHATLSATFSAEVDRTQITTEEHLLLKLTLTNSDTRLRAQGVSPNIDLSRLTPLFDLGTPRAENRFNIYRNHGRSTSSISIELFPKNSGQFTIPSFSIEDLKTEAIIINIIETQNPAPEIFIKSGLSHETVWLNQQFTAYIDLYHRTSLSEAKLGGELDSEPFIMDTFKLPQSERQESSEGFNYNVTRISWAVFPSRSGDQTLYLPDLWVTTQSGRKQRFPVQKQLIKVKPLPATAPPNIIVGRITLKQTELDNIPTAGQLSSWQVTLSTNALESTLPRALVGTHPETPQLKLYRDAPRIQKNKSTKTLKYTATYLFSLMPVTAGRYTLPSIEVQFFDPDTGQVNKATLNGTEIQVAPSSSIQPTQMAIVATENHPQPSSTHPLLIWQWLTIIFALLCVIISILWQRDRLTRTKASTTQKPRSKPALASSPKSLLLNAFNSQTLEQGLNQWEQHHEIDPEIRNVVSTVQKASYRNGDMPSDITIARTIKRIKQASVTKNTNASTENFYP, encoded by the coding sequence ATGGTAATCAGAACCCTCACCTTTCTGATTTTAATTTTATCAAGCCATGCCACGCTCTCTGCCACATTCAGCGCTGAAGTTGACCGCACTCAAATTACGACAGAAGAGCACCTACTGCTCAAACTGACATTAACCAACAGTGATACACGCCTACGTGCTCAAGGTGTTTCACCCAATATTGATTTATCACGACTCACTCCCCTGTTTGACCTGGGTACACCGCGCGCTGAAAATCGTTTTAATATCTATCGCAATCACGGCCGTTCAACATCCAGCATCAGCATTGAGCTATTCCCTAAAAATTCGGGACAATTCACCATTCCATCTTTTTCAATTGAAGATTTAAAAACTGAAGCCATCATCATCAATATTATTGAAACCCAAAACCCTGCTCCAGAAATTTTTATAAAGAGTGGCTTGTCTCATGAAACGGTTTGGCTGAACCAACAATTTACTGCATACATTGATCTTTACCATCGCACTTCACTCAGTGAAGCCAAGCTTGGTGGAGAGCTGGATTCAGAACCTTTTATCATGGATACATTCAAACTACCCCAATCTGAACGACAAGAGAGTAGCGAGGGGTTCAACTACAATGTTACACGCATTTCATGGGCTGTTTTCCCTTCACGAAGTGGCGACCAAACCCTCTATCTCCCTGATCTCTGGGTTACCACCCAAAGTGGGCGCAAGCAACGTTTTCCTGTGCAAAAACAGCTCATCAAAGTCAAACCACTTCCAGCTACGGCCCCCCCCAATATTATTGTTGGCCGCATCACACTCAAACAAACTGAATTAGACAATATACCCACTGCGGGTCAACTCTCTTCATGGCAAGTCACTCTGAGCACCAATGCTCTTGAAAGCACACTTCCCAGAGCATTGGTGGGCACACACCCCGAAACACCTCAGCTTAAACTCTATCGAGATGCACCACGCATTCAAAAAAACAAAAGCACCAAAACACTCAAGTACACTGCAACCTATCTATTTTCACTCATGCCCGTGACAGCAGGCCGTTATACTCTGCCTTCTATAGAAGTTCAATTCTTTGACCCTGACACAGGCCAAGTCAACAAAGCCACACTCAATGGCACTGAGATACAAGTCGCACCCTCATCATCAATCCAACCAACTCAAATGGCGATTGTAGCCACTGAAAACCACCCTCAACCCTCTTCAACCCATCCATTATTGATCTGGCAGTGGCTGACGATCATATTCGCCCTGCTATGCGTGATTATTTCTATACTGTGGCAACGAGATCGCCTCACTCGAACCAAAGCATCAACCACTCAAAAGCCCCGTTCAAAACCAGCGCTTGCATCATCCCCAAAATCATTACTTCTGAATGCATTTAACAGCCAAACACTGGAGCAAGGCTTAAACCAATGGGAGCAACATCACGAAATTGACCCTGAAATCAGAAACGTCGTCAGTACCGTACAAAAAGCGAGCTATCGCAATGGCGATATGCCCAGTGATATAACCATTGCTCGTACCATAAAGAGAATAAAACAGGCAAGCGTGACAAAAAATACAAACGCCTCCACAGAGAACTTTTACCCATAA
- a CDS encoding VWA domain-containing protein, with protein METFSLQWQTPLWLIFLAAPWLLQRWRKRHFVQKSLLQFADQKLWPWLTTDYTVVKKSSPSIWIAAWSLGIIALAGPFVMTNQDTSTVRTGVDIVVIVDISPSMQVTDTPPSRLARSKLELSDFIQTLKGDRIALITFSANAYPVLPLTFDYNTFLYFTNALEPSLVTKKGSNLGQALIEAEKLLNQGGKNGRAIILLSDGEIHNQAALEVGQNNQQSPLFILGMGTQSGGPIPDQSGRFIRQNQELVISRLQPEKLLSLTQPENYISLKNDDSDWQTLMKNLRQQTETNYYPTQVMTNKIELFPWLLSISLLLFLYQGMRRFNSILPLILLPVLSATPNPSHANVWQEQQAHSALENGNYPQAIQYYQTIGTYNGYMGLGAAYYRQQKWQESIHAYQQAFELADTNDQRAHSSFNEANALAKQQQFEKAQTAYQRALHWKKNYKEAILNLNLIKTLLPLRGNSNKETQPSPQNRLAETGSIDPTLIGEEEMAQQERLTKAEQQMNALNAPPNPLLKYRFLEHDKQSMTTSKENPW; from the coding sequence ATGGAAACATTTTCTCTGCAATGGCAGACCCCTTTATGGTTGATTTTTCTTGCGGCTCCTTGGCTACTTCAGCGATGGAGAAAGCGCCATTTCGTACAAAAAAGCTTACTGCAGTTTGCTGATCAAAAGCTCTGGCCATGGCTGACCACTGACTATACTGTAGTTAAGAAAAGCTCGCCTAGTATATGGATCGCGGCCTGGAGCTTAGGTATCATCGCATTGGCTGGGCCATTCGTTATGACCAACCAAGACACCTCTACCGTACGTACAGGTGTTGATATTGTTGTGATTGTTGATATATCACCTTCCATGCAAGTTACAGATACGCCCCCAAGCCGCCTTGCACGCAGCAAACTGGAGTTGAGCGATTTTATTCAAACACTCAAAGGGGATCGTATCGCACTGATCACTTTTTCAGCCAATGCCTATCCGGTACTGCCCCTCACCTTTGATTACAATACATTTCTTTATTTTACCAACGCACTCGAACCTTCACTGGTCACAAAAAAGGGATCTAACTTGGGGCAAGCGTTAATTGAGGCCGAAAAGCTTCTCAATCAAGGGGGAAAAAATGGACGCGCTATCATCTTGTTAAGTGATGGTGAAATTCATAATCAAGCTGCGCTTGAAGTCGGACAAAACAACCAACAAAGCCCACTGTTTATTTTAGGAATGGGCACACAGAGTGGAGGCCCGATTCCTGATCAATCGGGGCGTTTTATCCGTCAAAATCAAGAGTTGGTCATATCCCGTTTGCAACCAGAAAAGCTATTATCACTCACTCAACCTGAAAATTATATCTCATTAAAAAATGATGATAGTGACTGGCAAACCCTCATGAAAAATCTTCGTCAACAAACAGAAACAAACTACTACCCCACGCAAGTGATGACAAATAAAATCGAACTTTTTCCATGGTTGCTTTCAATCAGTTTGTTACTGTTTTTGTATCAAGGAATGCGCCGTTTCAACTCAATACTGCCTCTGATTTTATTGCCCGTGCTATCAGCAACTCCTAACCCAAGCCATGCCAATGTATGGCAAGAACAGCAAGCACATAGTGCACTGGAAAATGGCAATTACCCGCAAGCCATACAATATTACCAAACGATTGGTACTTACAACGGCTATATGGGGCTAGGCGCGGCCTATTATCGACAACAAAAATGGCAAGAATCAATCCATGCTTATCAACAAGCATTTGAACTAGCTGACACGAATGATCAACGCGCTCATTCATCATTCAACGAAGCTAACGCACTGGCTAAGCAGCAACAGTTTGAGAAAGCACAAACTGCCTACCAAAGAGCGCTGCATTGGAAAAAAAACTATAAAGAAGCCATATTAAATTTGAATTTAATCAAAACACTATTACCATTACGAGGCAACTCAAATAAAGAGACTCAACCTTCACCACAAAACAGACTCGCAGAGACAGGCTCGATTGATCCAACACTGATTGGAGAAGAGGAGATGGCTCAGCAAGAAAGGCTTACTAAAGCAGAGCAACAGATGAATGCACTCAATGCCCCACCCAACCCGCTGCTTAAATATCGTTTTTTGGAGCATGACAAACAAAGCATGACCACCTCCAAGGAAAATCCATGGTAA
- a CDS encoding DUF2974 domain-containing protein has translation MASIRDLAKFSAMAYYSNQIRYGDWAKVDRSGDESGLGFSASLFLNVELNEAVLAFRGTDGNAGDKSDFLANAEIAIRRRPHQLLDAEKAYTKALDIAGRLQSPYTLYLTGHSLGGALASLLSADNGGLPTVTFNSPGMRNVFVSGKFYSNILTLLNMYDLASVKKDKMLHIRSTGDVISRMTGSHIGKRTGVYVDNWGKGTIASRIFEQHSIENMFNAMANIPWTLEDLGW, from the coding sequence ATGGCATCAATAAGAGACTTAGCGAAGTTTTCCGCGATGGCTTATTATTCGAATCAAATCCGTTATGGCGACTGGGCGAAAGTAGATCGTTCCGGCGATGAATCCGGCCTTGGCTTTTCTGCATCGCTATTTCTAAACGTGGAATTAAACGAAGCCGTTTTAGCTTTCAGAGGGACAGACGGCAATGCTGGGGATAAAAGCGATTTTTTAGCCAATGCAGAAATAGCCATTAGAAGAAGACCTCATCAATTGCTTGACGCAGAAAAAGCTTATACTAAAGCACTAGATATTGCTGGAAGACTTCAATCACCTTACACACTCTATTTAACGGGACACTCTTTAGGAGGCGCACTCGCGTCGTTGTTGTCAGCGGATAACGGCGGGCTACCAACGGTTACGTTTAATTCACCGGGAATGCGCAACGTCTTTGTTTCAGGAAAATTCTATTCCAATATACTGACGTTATTGAATATGTATGATCTTGCGTCAGTAAAAAAAGATAAAATGCTACACATTCGATCTACCGGTGATGTTATCAGTCGAATGACGGGGTCACATATTGGCAAAAGAACTGGCGTATATGTGGATAACTGGGGAAAAGGAACCATTGCGTCACGCATTTTTGAACAACACAGTATTGAAAACATGTTCAATGCCATGGCGAATATACCGTGGACTTTAGAAGACTTGGGATGGTGA